The nucleotide sequence GCAATCTTGCCTATCTCGGTGCCATTCGCATCCAGCATATTGTATGCAGCACTCCAGTCCAGCCATTGGTTAGCTCGTATGGTAAACAACACTTGCGATTTTGAAGTATCGCTATAAACGGTAATCGCCTCTTTGAGTTTGAACATCTTTTGCCTCACATAAGCGATGGTCGCACCAGTGGCATCAGTTGCAGTAAAGTCGTTGCTCAACGTGGTGATTCTAAAAGAGAATCTAATGGGATACTGAATATTTTGCATGAGATACGGTTGATATGGTCCATGTAAAGGTAGGAGAATAGTTCGCTTTCGCGAAAGCGATATCCATCAAAAACACATGAACAAATCATCATTCTTCAACAAGAAATTAATACCTAATACAAGTTGAAGCTGAAAGATCTTGAATCTAACCGTGAATATGGTAACCACCATCGACATGGCGTATCTCTCCAGTAATGCGACATTCTGGACGGAAAAGGTGCACGATTTCAAAAGCAAGATCTTCTGGCCTCGCATTGCCCAGCGGGCTCATCCTGTTAGAGGTTTGTACATCTTCTGGACGTAGCGTGGCATTACCGGCCTTGCTGCCCATGAAAGGTGAAAATCTCAAGGCGTTGCAACGAATGTCGTACTTGCGTCCCAGCTCATCTGCCAGCTCCACGGTAATTCTTTCCAGTGCTGCCTTTGCAATACTCATATTGCGATAGGGATGAAAAGTAACTTTGGCCGCGGCAATGTAGCTAAGTGAACAAATGGAAGCGCCATTTTGTAACACGCCTTTTTCCAATAAATGACGTGTAACGCTGATCAAGGAATAGGCGCTCACATCCATGGTATCGCAAAATTCCTGCAAGGTCACCTCAATCAAAGGTTTTACTTCTTTCTTGCGTATGGTTTTATCCATGGCAATCGCGTGAAGAAAACCATCGAGTTTGATGTTTTTATCAGCTAATTCCTGTGCAAAACTGGCGATGTTATCATCGATGGTCACATCTAAAATAGCGGTCAGGCTATCGCCCAACTCTTTTTTGACAGATGCCTTAAAGTCCTCATAGTTAGTGTTGAGAAACGCCTGAGCTTTTTCTGAAAGATTTTTGTGGTGTTTGCTCACACCTAAGCCTGTACAAACCACTTTGCCGCCATTTTTGACAATCTCGCGAGCGGTGTACATGGCTAGGGAATGCTCATCTGCTATCCCTGTAATCAAAAAAGTTTTTCCTTGTAATGTCATAGTGTTTACCATTTATAAAGTGCTGTTCCCCAAGTCCATCCTGCGCCTACGGCAGCGAAAAGAATGAGGTCGCCTTTTTTGAGTAGTCCGTTTTTGTTGGTTTCGTCCAGCATGATCGGTATTGTGCCACCAGAAGTGTTGGCATAGCGATCCATGTTGGTATGTACTTTTTCCCAAGGCAGACCAACGGTTTCTGCAATGGATTGTAGGATGCGTATGCTGGGTTGGTGTGGTATCATGTGATCCACTTGATCAATGGACACTTTATTACGATCCAGCAGCTCATTGATGGATTTAGGAACCACATCGATAGCGGTTTGGAAAACGGCTTGACCATCCATCTGGAAATAGTGAAGGCCGTCATTAACCGTTTCTTCAGAAGCTGGTTGTAAGGAACCACCAGCTGGAATATTCCAGGCGTCTTTACCACGACCATCAGTATGTAATAAGAAGTCTTGAAAACCTTTGTCTTCTGTAGTATGTGAAATAACCATCGCGCCAGCGCCATCACCAAAAAACACAGAATCACGTCGATCCCAATCGGTGATATTTGAGAACGTATCAGCGCCTATGACCAGCACATTTTTATACATACCTGATTTGATGAATTGTACTGCAGTAGCAATGGCAAAAACAGCACCAGAACACACTGCCGAAATATCAAAGGCCACGGCATCAAACGCTTCCAGATTCTCCTGAACAAAACAAGCACAAGATGGAGCAAGTTTGTCTGGAGTAGCTGTAGCAAGAATGATGAGATCAATGTCCTTTGCTGTGAGACTTGCATTTTTAAGGGCATTTTGAGCCGCTTTTGTGGCAAGGTCACTTGTGGTCTCACCAGTACTGATGCGTCGTTCCTTAATACCTAGATTCTTTTGTATCCAGGCATCGTTGGAACCAACTTTTTCAAAGTAATCGTTAGGGACGATATTTTCAGGCGCATAAGATCCTGTGCCACTTATATAAGCGTTGTTCATGTAAATAGAGGTTTTGAGCTGCGAGAGTTGAGTCCAGATCCTACCGTCATTTTGGAAGGTGATTTGAATAAGGCGTATGGATAAAGTCTTTGCAAGAATTTTAAAAATAGAAGCAACAGTCTCTTGTTTGAATTCCGCGCAATCTACTAAGGCAACAATAATTTGCAGACTCCTTACGCCAGAACTGTCCGATGCCCAAAGTACATAAAAAGCGTTAGGTTATTAATAAAAACACTGAAAACGAGCACTTTAAATAATAAATCCTCA is from Nonlabens sp. YIK11 and encodes:
- a CDS encoding SDR family oxidoreductase yields the protein MTLQGKTFLITGIADEHSLAMYTAREIVKNGGKVVCTGLGVSKHHKNLSEKAQAFLNTNYEDFKASVKKELGDSLTAILDVTIDDNIASFAQELADKNIKLDGFLHAIAMDKTIRKKEVKPLIEVTLQEFCDTMDVSAYSLISVTRHLLEKGVLQNGASICSLSYIAAAKVTFHPYRNMSIAKAALERITVELADELGRKYDIRCNALRFSPFMGSKAGNATLRPEDVQTSNRMSPLGNARPEDLAFEIVHLFRPECRITGEIRHVDGGYHIHG
- a CDS encoding 3-oxoacyl-ACP synthase III family protein; the protein is MNNAYISGTGSYAPENIVPNDYFEKVGSNDAWIQKNLGIKERRISTGETTSDLATKAAQNALKNASLTAKDIDLIILATATPDKLAPSCACFVQENLEAFDAVAFDISAVCSGAVFAIATAVQFIKSGMYKNVLVIGADTFSNITDWDRRDSVFFGDGAGAMVISHTTEDKGFQDFLLHTDGRGKDAWNIPAGGSLQPASEETVNDGLHYFQMDGQAVFQTAIDVVPKSINELLDRNKVSIDQVDHMIPHQPSIRILQSIAETVGLPWEKVHTNMDRYANTSGGTIPIMLDETNKNGLLKKGDLILFAAVGAGWTWGTALYKW